A stretch of the Rosa rugosa chromosome 5, drRosRugo1.1, whole genome shotgun sequence genome encodes the following:
- the LOC133708465 gene encoding mediator of RNA polymerase II transcription subunit 25 isoform X1: protein MTEKQLIVVVEGTAAIGPYWSAVVSDYVEKIIRSFSGNELSGQKPSTSIVEMSLVTFNTHGSYSGCLVQRSGWTRDVDRFLQWLSAIPLAGGGFSDAAIAEGLSEALMMFPTVQNGSQNQQNVDFQKHCILVAASNPHPLPTPVYRPQIQNVEKSENIDAQTESRLYDAEAVAKSFAQCLVSLSVICPKQLPKLRAIYNAGKRNPRAADPPIDNVKNPHFLVLISENFMEARATLSRPGSTTLPSNPSTVKMDIAPVASVTGPPPTSMPSVNGSVMNRPSVSVNNVPPATVKVEPTTVSSMVAGPAFAHVRPPSQGVPTLQTSSPSSGEMITNNESVPDLKPIVSNVTHQLRPVGSILNNISQARVMNSAALSGGSSIGLQNMGQNPMAMHVSNMISSGMASSVAAAQNVFSSSGPHTLAQVAQSTGLGSFTSGTSNVSGNSNLGMSQPMSNLQGGVSIGQSVPGMSQGNLSGPQMVQSGIGMTPNMMSGLGSSGTSSGTGTMIPTPGMSQQAQSGMQSLGANNSSVSNVPLSQQTSSALQSAQSKYVKVWEGNLSGQRQGQPVFITRLEGYRSATASETLAANWPPTMQIVRLISQDHMNNKQYVGRADFLVFRAMNQHGFLGQLQEKKLCAVIQLPSQTLLLSVSDKACRLIGMLFPGLSLPSVQDMVVFKPQVGGQQQQMQQMQQQQPQLQQMQQQQPQLQQQQQPQLQQHPQMQQQQQQPQLQQQQHPQMQQQQQHPQMQQQQHPQMQQQQQQQQQLPQMQQQQQHPQMQQQQLSQLQSQQQIPQLQQLQQQHQQQQLVGGGMGQAYGQGRSQLLSQGQVSSQQGPNMPGGGFMG from the exons ATGACGGAGAAGCAGTTGATCGTGGTCGTTGAAGGCACGGCGGCCATCGGGCCTTACTGGTCAGCCGTCGTCTCCGATTACGTCGAGAAGATCATCAG GTCTTTCTCTGGAAACGAGTTAAGTGGTCAG AAGCCCTCCACTTCTATTGTTGAGATGTCTTTGGTCACATTCAATACTCATGGATCTTATTCCG GTTGCTTGGTACAACGGAGTGGTTGGACAAGAGATGTTGATCGTTTCTTACAATGGCTGTCAGCTATTCCCTTAGCAGGTGGTGGTTTTAGTGATGCTGCAATTGCAGAAGGGCTTTCTGAAGCCCTAATG ATGTTCCCTACTGTTCAAAATGGAAGCCAAAATCAACAAAATGTGGATTTTCAAAAGCATTGCATTCTTGTTGCTGCTAGTAACCCTCATCCCCTGCCCACTCCAGTCTATAGACCACAAATTCAAAATGTGGAGAAGAGTGAAAATATTGATGCACAAACCGAAAGCCGTCTGTATGATGCTGAGGCTGTTGCTAAATCATTTGCACAG TGCCTTGTTTCTCTGTCAGTCATCTGTCCGAAACAGCTTCCTAAACTCAGAGCCATTTACAATGCG GGAAAGCGCAACCCCCGGGCGGCAGATCCACCGATTGATAATGTGAAAAACCCCCACTTTCTCGTTCTAATCTCAGAGAATTTTATGGAGGCCCGGGCTACTTTAAGTCGTCCCGGAAGTACAACTTTGCCCTCAAATCCGAGTACTGTAAAGATGGACATAGCTCCTGTTGCATCAGTGACAGGGCCACCTCCAACTTCTATGCCATCCG TGAATGGATCTGTTATGAATCGGCCATCAGTTTCTGTTAACAATGTGCCTCCTGCGACAGTGAAAGTG GAGCCAACCACTGTAAGTTCAATGGTAGCTGGACCTGCTTTTGCACATGTTCGTCCTCCTTCCCAAGGAGTTCCAACCTTGCAAACTTCTTCACCATCTTCTGGTGAGATGATTACAAACAATGAGAGTGTGCCAGATTTGAAACCTATAGTGAGTAATGTGACACATCAACTACGTCCTGTGGGTAGCATCCTCAATAATATCTCTCAAGCACGCGTGATGAATTCTGCGGCCTTATCTGGAGGATCTTCTATAGGTCTCCAAAACATGGGTCAAAATCCTATGGCCATGCATGTATCAAACATGATATCGAGTGGAATGGCATCTTCGGTGGCTGCTGCTCAAAATGTATTTTCATCTTCAGGGCCTCACACTCTTGCACAGGTTGCTCAGAGCACAGGTCTTGGTTCATTTACTTCAGGTACTTCCAATGTGTCTGGAAATTCTAACCTTGGGATGTCGCAACCAATGAGTAACCTCCAAGGTGGTGTTAGCATCGGCCAATCTGTTCCTGGCATGAGTCAAGGAAATCTCTCAGGACCCCAGATGGTTCAAAGTGGCATTGGAATGACTCCAAACATGATGAGTGGCCTTGGTTCATCAGGTACCTCCTCTGGAACTGGGACAATGATTCCCACTCCAGGCATGTCTCAACAGGCACAATCTGGGATGCAGTCACTTGGTGCAAACAATAGTTCAGTTTCTAATGTGCCGTTGTCACAACAGACGTCAAGTGCTCTGCAGTCTGCACAATCCAAATATGTGAAAGTGTGGGAG GGAAACTTATCTGGGCAGAGACAAGGGCAACCTGTGTTTATTACTAGATTGGAG GGATACAGAAGTGCTACAGCATCTGAGAC GCTTGCAGCAAACTGGCCACCGACAATGCAAATAGTCAGGCTCATATCTCAGGATCACATGAATAACAA GCAATATGTGGGAAGGGCAGACTTTCTAGTATTTCGGGCAATGAATCAGCATGGATTTCTTGGGCAGTTGCAAGAAAAGAAGCTt TGTGCTGTCATCCAATTGCCGTCTCAGACACTACTGCTCTCTGTTTCGGACAAAGCTTGCCGCTTGATTGGAATGCTTTTCCCAGGG CTAAGTCTACCATCGGTTCAGGATATGGTTGTGTTTAAGCCACAAGTAGGCGGTCAGCAGCAGCAGATGCAACAAATGCAACAACAGCAGCCGCAGCTACAACAGATGCAGCAACAGCAGCCGCAGCTCCAGCAACAACAGCAACCGCAACTGCAGCAGCATCCGCAAATGCAACAACAGCAACAGCAACCGCaactgcagcagcagcagcatccGCAGAtgcaacaacagcagcagcatcCACAGATGCAACAACAGCAGCATCCACAGatgcaacagcagcagcagcagcagcagcagcttccGCAGATGCAACAACAGCAGCAACATCCTCAGATGCAACAGCAGCAGCTCTCGCAGCTCCAGTCACAACAGCAAATTCCACAACTGCAGCAACTGCAGCAACAACACCAACAGCAACAGTTGGTTGGGGGTGGAATGGGTCAAGCTTATGGTCAAGGCCGGTCACAATTACTTTCGCAAGGACAAGTTTCATCACAACAAGGGCCTAATATGCCAGGAGGAGGCTTTATGGGTTAA
- the LOC133708465 gene encoding mediator of RNA polymerase II transcription subunit 25 isoform X3 translates to MMFPTVQNGSQNQQNVDFQKHCILVAASNPHPLPTPVYRPQIQNVEKSENIDAQTESRLYDAEAVAKSFAQCLVSLSVICPKQLPKLRAIYNAGKRNPRAADPPIDNVKNPHFLVLISENFMEARATLSRPGSTTLPSNPSTVKMDIAPVASVTGPPPTSMPSVNGSVMNRPSVSVNNVPPATVKVEPTTVSSMVAGPAFAHVRPPSQGVPTLQTSSPSSGEMITNNESVPDLKPIVSNVTHQLRPVGSILNNISQARVMNSAALSGGSSIGLQNMGQNPMAMHVSNMISSGMASSVAAAQNVFSSSGPHTLAQVAQSTGLGSFTSGTSNVSGNSNLGMSQPMSNLQGGVSIGQSVPGMSQGNLSGPQMVQSGIGMTPNMMSGLGSSGTSSGTGTMIPTPGMSQQAQSGMQSLGANNSSVSNVPLSQQTSSALQSAQSKYVKVWEGNLSGQRQGQPVFITRLEGYRSATASETLAANWPPTMQIVRLISQDHMNNKQYVGRADFLVFRAMNQHGFLGQLQEKKLCAVIQLPSQTLLLSVSDKACRLIGMLFPGLSLPSVQDMVVFKPQVGGQQQQMQQMQQQQPQLQQMQQQQPQLQQQQQPQLQQHPQMQQQQQQPQLQQQQHPQMQQQQQHPQMQQQQHPQMQQQQQQQQQLPQMQQQQQHPQMQQQQLSQLQSQQQIPQLQQLQQQHQQQQLVGGGMGQAYGQGRSQLLSQGQVSSQQGPNMPGGGFMG, encoded by the exons ATG ATGTTCCCTACTGTTCAAAATGGAAGCCAAAATCAACAAAATGTGGATTTTCAAAAGCATTGCATTCTTGTTGCTGCTAGTAACCCTCATCCCCTGCCCACTCCAGTCTATAGACCACAAATTCAAAATGTGGAGAAGAGTGAAAATATTGATGCACAAACCGAAAGCCGTCTGTATGATGCTGAGGCTGTTGCTAAATCATTTGCACAG TGCCTTGTTTCTCTGTCAGTCATCTGTCCGAAACAGCTTCCTAAACTCAGAGCCATTTACAATGCG GGAAAGCGCAACCCCCGGGCGGCAGATCCACCGATTGATAATGTGAAAAACCCCCACTTTCTCGTTCTAATCTCAGAGAATTTTATGGAGGCCCGGGCTACTTTAAGTCGTCCCGGAAGTACAACTTTGCCCTCAAATCCGAGTACTGTAAAGATGGACATAGCTCCTGTTGCATCAGTGACAGGGCCACCTCCAACTTCTATGCCATCCG TGAATGGATCTGTTATGAATCGGCCATCAGTTTCTGTTAACAATGTGCCTCCTGCGACAGTGAAAGTG GAGCCAACCACTGTAAGTTCAATGGTAGCTGGACCTGCTTTTGCACATGTTCGTCCTCCTTCCCAAGGAGTTCCAACCTTGCAAACTTCTTCACCATCTTCTGGTGAGATGATTACAAACAATGAGAGTGTGCCAGATTTGAAACCTATAGTGAGTAATGTGACACATCAACTACGTCCTGTGGGTAGCATCCTCAATAATATCTCTCAAGCACGCGTGATGAATTCTGCGGCCTTATCTGGAGGATCTTCTATAGGTCTCCAAAACATGGGTCAAAATCCTATGGCCATGCATGTATCAAACATGATATCGAGTGGAATGGCATCTTCGGTGGCTGCTGCTCAAAATGTATTTTCATCTTCAGGGCCTCACACTCTTGCACAGGTTGCTCAGAGCACAGGTCTTGGTTCATTTACTTCAGGTACTTCCAATGTGTCTGGAAATTCTAACCTTGGGATGTCGCAACCAATGAGTAACCTCCAAGGTGGTGTTAGCATCGGCCAATCTGTTCCTGGCATGAGTCAAGGAAATCTCTCAGGACCCCAGATGGTTCAAAGTGGCATTGGAATGACTCCAAACATGATGAGTGGCCTTGGTTCATCAGGTACCTCCTCTGGAACTGGGACAATGATTCCCACTCCAGGCATGTCTCAACAGGCACAATCTGGGATGCAGTCACTTGGTGCAAACAATAGTTCAGTTTCTAATGTGCCGTTGTCACAACAGACGTCAAGTGCTCTGCAGTCTGCACAATCCAAATATGTGAAAGTGTGGGAG GGAAACTTATCTGGGCAGAGACAAGGGCAACCTGTGTTTATTACTAGATTGGAG GGATACAGAAGTGCTACAGCATCTGAGAC GCTTGCAGCAAACTGGCCACCGACAATGCAAATAGTCAGGCTCATATCTCAGGATCACATGAATAACAA GCAATATGTGGGAAGGGCAGACTTTCTAGTATTTCGGGCAATGAATCAGCATGGATTTCTTGGGCAGTTGCAAGAAAAGAAGCTt TGTGCTGTCATCCAATTGCCGTCTCAGACACTACTGCTCTCTGTTTCGGACAAAGCTTGCCGCTTGATTGGAATGCTTTTCCCAGGG CTAAGTCTACCATCGGTTCAGGATATGGTTGTGTTTAAGCCACAAGTAGGCGGTCAGCAGCAGCAGATGCAACAAATGCAACAACAGCAGCCGCAGCTACAACAGATGCAGCAACAGCAGCCGCAGCTCCAGCAACAACAGCAACCGCAACTGCAGCAGCATCCGCAAATGCAACAACAGCAACAGCAACCGCaactgcagcagcagcagcatccGCAGAtgcaacaacagcagcagcatcCACAGATGCAACAACAGCAGCATCCACAGatgcaacagcagcagcagcagcagcagcagcttccGCAGATGCAACAACAGCAGCAACATCCTCAGATGCAACAGCAGCAGCTCTCGCAGCTCCAGTCACAACAGCAAATTCCACAACTGCAGCAACTGCAGCAACAACACCAACAGCAACAGTTGGTTGGGGGTGGAATGGGTCAAGCTTATGGTCAAGGCCGGTCACAATTACTTTCGCAAGGACAAGTTTCATCACAACAAGGGCCTAATATGCCAGGAGGAGGCTTTATGGGTTAA
- the LOC133708465 gene encoding mediator of RNA polymerase II transcription subunit 25 isoform X4 encodes MQSQKEDPQFYHTETFMAEKQLIIAVEGTAAMGPFWKPIVVDYLDKIVRSFSGNELSGQKPSTSIVEMSLVTFNTHGSYSGCLVQRSGWTRDVDRFLQWLSAIPLAGGGFSDAAIAEGLSEALMMFPTVQNGSQNQQNVDFQKHCILVAASNPHPLPTPVYRPQIQNVEKSENIDAQTESRLYDAEAVAKSFAQCLVSLSVICPKQLPKLRAIYNAGKRNPRAADPPIDNVKNPHFLVLISENFMEARATLSRPGSTTLPSNPSTVKMDIAPVASVTGPPPTSMPSVNGSVMNRPSVSVNNVPPATVKVEPTTVSSMVAGPAFAHVRPPSQGVPTLQTSSPSSGEMITNNESVPDLKPIVSNVTHQLRPVGSILNNISQARVMNSAALSGGSSIGLQNMGQNPMAMHVSNMISSGMASSVAAAQNVFSSSGPHTLAQVAQSTGLGSFTSGTSNVSGNSNLGMSQPMSNLQGGVSIGQSVPGMSQGNLSGPQMVQSGIGMTPNMMSGLGSSGTSSGTGTMIPTPGMSQQAQSGMQSLGANNSSVSNVPLSQQTSSALQSAQSKYVKVWEGNLSGQRQGQPVFITRLEGYRSATASETLAANWPPTMQIVRLISQDHMNNKQYVGRADFLVFRAMNQHGFLGQLQEKKLCAVIQLPSQTLLLSVSDKACRLIGMLFPGDMVVFKPQVGGQQQQMQQMQQQQPQLQQMQQQQPQLQQQQQPQLQQHPQMQQQQQQPQLQQQQHPQMQQQQQHPQMQQQQHPQMQQQQQQQQQLPQMQQQQQHPQMQQQQLSQLQSQQQIPQLQQLQQQHQQQQLVGGGMGQAYGQGRSQLLSQGQVSSQQGPNMPGGGFMG; translated from the exons ATGCAATCCCAAAAAGAGGATCCCCAATTCTATCACACAGAAACCTTCATGGCTGAGAAACAACTGATCATCGCTGTTGAAGGCACAGCGGCAATGGGCCCCTTCTGGAAACCCATTGTTGTAGATTATTTAGACAAGATTGTGAG GTCTTTCTCTGGAAACGAGTTAAGTGGTCAG AAGCCCTCCACTTCTATTGTTGAGATGTCTTTGGTCACATTCAATACTCATGGATCTTATTCCG GTTGCTTGGTACAACGGAGTGGTTGGACAAGAGATGTTGATCGTTTCTTACAATGGCTGTCAGCTATTCCCTTAGCAGGTGGTGGTTTTAGTGATGCTGCAATTGCAGAAGGGCTTTCTGAAGCCCTAATG ATGTTCCCTACTGTTCAAAATGGAAGCCAAAATCAACAAAATGTGGATTTTCAAAAGCATTGCATTCTTGTTGCTGCTAGTAACCCTCATCCCCTGCCCACTCCAGTCTATAGACCACAAATTCAAAATGTGGAGAAGAGTGAAAATATTGATGCACAAACCGAAAGCCGTCTGTATGATGCTGAGGCTGTTGCTAAATCATTTGCACAG TGCCTTGTTTCTCTGTCAGTCATCTGTCCGAAACAGCTTCCTAAACTCAGAGCCATTTACAATGCG GGAAAGCGCAACCCCCGGGCGGCAGATCCACCGATTGATAATGTGAAAAACCCCCACTTTCTCGTTCTAATCTCAGAGAATTTTATGGAGGCCCGGGCTACTTTAAGTCGTCCCGGAAGTACAACTTTGCCCTCAAATCCGAGTACTGTAAAGATGGACATAGCTCCTGTTGCATCAGTGACAGGGCCACCTCCAACTTCTATGCCATCCG TGAATGGATCTGTTATGAATCGGCCATCAGTTTCTGTTAACAATGTGCCTCCTGCGACAGTGAAAGTG GAGCCAACCACTGTAAGTTCAATGGTAGCTGGACCTGCTTTTGCACATGTTCGTCCTCCTTCCCAAGGAGTTCCAACCTTGCAAACTTCTTCACCATCTTCTGGTGAGATGATTACAAACAATGAGAGTGTGCCAGATTTGAAACCTATAGTGAGTAATGTGACACATCAACTACGTCCTGTGGGTAGCATCCTCAATAATATCTCTCAAGCACGCGTGATGAATTCTGCGGCCTTATCTGGAGGATCTTCTATAGGTCTCCAAAACATGGGTCAAAATCCTATGGCCATGCATGTATCAAACATGATATCGAGTGGAATGGCATCTTCGGTGGCTGCTGCTCAAAATGTATTTTCATCTTCAGGGCCTCACACTCTTGCACAGGTTGCTCAGAGCACAGGTCTTGGTTCATTTACTTCAGGTACTTCCAATGTGTCTGGAAATTCTAACCTTGGGATGTCGCAACCAATGAGTAACCTCCAAGGTGGTGTTAGCATCGGCCAATCTGTTCCTGGCATGAGTCAAGGAAATCTCTCAGGACCCCAGATGGTTCAAAGTGGCATTGGAATGACTCCAAACATGATGAGTGGCCTTGGTTCATCAGGTACCTCCTCTGGAACTGGGACAATGATTCCCACTCCAGGCATGTCTCAACAGGCACAATCTGGGATGCAGTCACTTGGTGCAAACAATAGTTCAGTTTCTAATGTGCCGTTGTCACAACAGACGTCAAGTGCTCTGCAGTCTGCACAATCCAAATATGTGAAAGTGTGGGAG GGAAACTTATCTGGGCAGAGACAAGGGCAACCTGTGTTTATTACTAGATTGGAG GGATACAGAAGTGCTACAGCATCTGAGAC GCTTGCAGCAAACTGGCCACCGACAATGCAAATAGTCAGGCTCATATCTCAGGATCACATGAATAACAA GCAATATGTGGGAAGGGCAGACTTTCTAGTATTTCGGGCAATGAATCAGCATGGATTTCTTGGGCAGTTGCAAGAAAAGAAGCTt TGTGCTGTCATCCAATTGCCGTCTCAGACACTACTGCTCTCTGTTTCGGACAAAGCTTGCCGCTTGATTGGAATGCTTTTCCCAGGG GATATGGTTGTGTTTAAGCCACAAGTAGGCGGTCAGCAGCAGCAGATGCAACAAATGCAACAACAGCAGCCGCAGCTACAACAGATGCAGCAACAGCAGCCGCAGCTCCAGCAACAACAGCAACCGCAACTGCAGCAGCATCCGCAAATGCAACAACAGCAACAGCAACCGCaactgcagcagcagcagcatccGCAGAtgcaacaacagcagcagcatcCACAGATGCAACAACAGCAGCATCCACAGatgcaacagcagcagcagcagcagcagcagcttccGCAGATGCAACAACAGCAGCAACATCCTCAGATGCAACAGCAGCAGCTCTCGCAGCTCCAGTCACAACAGCAAATTCCACAACTGCAGCAACTGCAGCAACAACACCAACAGCAACAGTTGGTTGGGGGTGGAATGGGTCAAGCTTATGGTCAAGGCCGGTCACAATTACTTTCGCAAGGACAAGTTTCATCACAACAAGGGCCTAATATGCCAGGAGGAGGCTTTATGGGTTAA
- the LOC133708465 gene encoding mediator of RNA polymerase II transcription subunit 25 isoform X2, protein MTEKQLIVVVEGTAAIGPYWSAVVSDYVEKIIRSFSGNELSGQKPSTSIVEMSLVTFNTHGSYSGCLVQRSGWTRDVDRFLQWLSAIPLAGGGFSDAAIAEGLSEALMMFPTVQNGSQNQQNVDFQKHCILVAASNPHPLPTPVYRPQIQNVEKSENIDAQTESRLYDAEAVAKSFAQCLVSLSVICPKQLPKLRAIYNAGKRNPRAADPPIDNVKNPHFLVLISENFMEARATLSRPGSTTLPSNPSTVKMDIAPVASVTGPPPTSMPSVNGSVMNRPSVSVNNVPPATVKVEPTTVSSMVAGPAFAHVRPPSQGVPTLQTSSPSSGEMITNNESVPDLKPIVSNVTHQLRPVGSILNNISQARVMNSAALSGGSSIGLQNMGQNPMAMHVSNMISSGMASSVAAAQNVFSSSGPHTLAQVAQSTGLGSFTSGTSNVSGNSNLGMSQPMSNLQGGVSIGQSVPGMSQGNLSGPQMVQSGIGMTPNMMSGLGSSGTSSGTGTMIPTPGMSQQAQSGMQSLGANNSSVSNVPLSQQTSSALQSAQSKYVKVWEGNLSGQRQGQPVFITRLEGYRSATASETLAANWPPTMQIVRLISQDHMNNKQYVGRADFLVFRAMNQHGFLGQLQEKKLCAVIQLPSQTLLLSVSDKACRLIGMLFPGDMVVFKPQVGGQQQQMQQMQQQQPQLQQMQQQQPQLQQQQQPQLQQHPQMQQQQQQPQLQQQQHPQMQQQQQHPQMQQQQHPQMQQQQQQQQQLPQMQQQQQHPQMQQQQLSQLQSQQQIPQLQQLQQQHQQQQLVGGGMGQAYGQGRSQLLSQGQVSSQQGPNMPGGGFMG, encoded by the exons ATGACGGAGAAGCAGTTGATCGTGGTCGTTGAAGGCACGGCGGCCATCGGGCCTTACTGGTCAGCCGTCGTCTCCGATTACGTCGAGAAGATCATCAG GTCTTTCTCTGGAAACGAGTTAAGTGGTCAG AAGCCCTCCACTTCTATTGTTGAGATGTCTTTGGTCACATTCAATACTCATGGATCTTATTCCG GTTGCTTGGTACAACGGAGTGGTTGGACAAGAGATGTTGATCGTTTCTTACAATGGCTGTCAGCTATTCCCTTAGCAGGTGGTGGTTTTAGTGATGCTGCAATTGCAGAAGGGCTTTCTGAAGCCCTAATG ATGTTCCCTACTGTTCAAAATGGAAGCCAAAATCAACAAAATGTGGATTTTCAAAAGCATTGCATTCTTGTTGCTGCTAGTAACCCTCATCCCCTGCCCACTCCAGTCTATAGACCACAAATTCAAAATGTGGAGAAGAGTGAAAATATTGATGCACAAACCGAAAGCCGTCTGTATGATGCTGAGGCTGTTGCTAAATCATTTGCACAG TGCCTTGTTTCTCTGTCAGTCATCTGTCCGAAACAGCTTCCTAAACTCAGAGCCATTTACAATGCG GGAAAGCGCAACCCCCGGGCGGCAGATCCACCGATTGATAATGTGAAAAACCCCCACTTTCTCGTTCTAATCTCAGAGAATTTTATGGAGGCCCGGGCTACTTTAAGTCGTCCCGGAAGTACAACTTTGCCCTCAAATCCGAGTACTGTAAAGATGGACATAGCTCCTGTTGCATCAGTGACAGGGCCACCTCCAACTTCTATGCCATCCG TGAATGGATCTGTTATGAATCGGCCATCAGTTTCTGTTAACAATGTGCCTCCTGCGACAGTGAAAGTG GAGCCAACCACTGTAAGTTCAATGGTAGCTGGACCTGCTTTTGCACATGTTCGTCCTCCTTCCCAAGGAGTTCCAACCTTGCAAACTTCTTCACCATCTTCTGGTGAGATGATTACAAACAATGAGAGTGTGCCAGATTTGAAACCTATAGTGAGTAATGTGACACATCAACTACGTCCTGTGGGTAGCATCCTCAATAATATCTCTCAAGCACGCGTGATGAATTCTGCGGCCTTATCTGGAGGATCTTCTATAGGTCTCCAAAACATGGGTCAAAATCCTATGGCCATGCATGTATCAAACATGATATCGAGTGGAATGGCATCTTCGGTGGCTGCTGCTCAAAATGTATTTTCATCTTCAGGGCCTCACACTCTTGCACAGGTTGCTCAGAGCACAGGTCTTGGTTCATTTACTTCAGGTACTTCCAATGTGTCTGGAAATTCTAACCTTGGGATGTCGCAACCAATGAGTAACCTCCAAGGTGGTGTTAGCATCGGCCAATCTGTTCCTGGCATGAGTCAAGGAAATCTCTCAGGACCCCAGATGGTTCAAAGTGGCATTGGAATGACTCCAAACATGATGAGTGGCCTTGGTTCATCAGGTACCTCCTCTGGAACTGGGACAATGATTCCCACTCCAGGCATGTCTCAACAGGCACAATCTGGGATGCAGTCACTTGGTGCAAACAATAGTTCAGTTTCTAATGTGCCGTTGTCACAACAGACGTCAAGTGCTCTGCAGTCTGCACAATCCAAATATGTGAAAGTGTGGGAG GGAAACTTATCTGGGCAGAGACAAGGGCAACCTGTGTTTATTACTAGATTGGAG GGATACAGAAGTGCTACAGCATCTGAGAC GCTTGCAGCAAACTGGCCACCGACAATGCAAATAGTCAGGCTCATATCTCAGGATCACATGAATAACAA GCAATATGTGGGAAGGGCAGACTTTCTAGTATTTCGGGCAATGAATCAGCATGGATTTCTTGGGCAGTTGCAAGAAAAGAAGCTt TGTGCTGTCATCCAATTGCCGTCTCAGACACTACTGCTCTCTGTTTCGGACAAAGCTTGCCGCTTGATTGGAATGCTTTTCCCAGGG GATATGGTTGTGTTTAAGCCACAAGTAGGCGGTCAGCAGCAGCAGATGCAACAAATGCAACAACAGCAGCCGCAGCTACAACAGATGCAGCAACAGCAGCCGCAGCTCCAGCAACAACAGCAACCGCAACTGCAGCAGCATCCGCAAATGCAACAACAGCAACAGCAACCGCaactgcagcagcagcagcatccGCAGAtgcaacaacagcagcagcatcCACAGATGCAACAACAGCAGCATCCACAGatgcaacagcagcagcagcagcagcagcagcttccGCAGATGCAACAACAGCAGCAACATCCTCAGATGCAACAGCAGCAGCTCTCGCAGCTCCAGTCACAACAGCAAATTCCACAACTGCAGCAACTGCAGCAACAACACCAACAGCAACAGTTGGTTGGGGGTGGAATGGGTCAAGCTTATGGTCAAGGCCGGTCACAATTACTTTCGCAAGGACAAGTTTCATCACAACAAGGGCCTAATATGCCAGGAGGAGGCTTTATGGGTTAA